DNA from Candidatus Cloacimonas acidaminovorans str. Evry:
CAAAATTTCTATGGTTTTTATAGCTGCTACGATGCCATCGCTATTGGGGAAAAAGGTTGAGGACAGAAATACCTTATCTGCCAAGACCTGCATATATTCCTCTTTTCCTACTAAAGCTGCAATAGCATAACCATTTGCCATTGCTTTTCCGAAAGTGGATAAATCAGGTGTTACCCCAAATAATTTTTGCGCTCCTCCTAAACTGCAACGGAAACCACTGCGGATTTCATCAAAAATTAACAAACAGTGATATTGATTTGCCAATTCACGCACTGCTTCCAGATAACCCGGTTTCGGCATTTGGACTTCCGCTCCATTAGGATGGCCAATAGGAGTAATAATTATTCCTGCCATATCATCTTTATTGGCTTCCAGAATTGCTTTTAGGGAATCCAAATCGTTGTAATGAAATTCATAAATATCTTCATACAACTTAGGAGGAATTCCACCTTTCACTTCTACGCACCAATCGTGCCAGCCATGATAACCGTAACGCGCTATTTTAGTTTTGCCTGTATAACCGCGCGCCACACGAATAGCAATAGTTGTAGCATCACTGCCTGTTTTTACTAAAGCAGCCATTTCACAACAGGGTATCAGTTCTCTCAGCTTTTTCACCAAAGTGTTTTGCATTTCCTGCGTTAGGGAAAAACAAAAACCCTTGTTCTTAATCTGATTGATAACAGCATCATCAATTTCATCTTCACGGTAACCAATAATAATAGGTCCGTAAGCACAAAGAAAGTCAATGTATTCGTTACCGTCCACATCAACAACTCTGCCGCCCTTTCCGTGATCAAAGAAAATGGGATATTCACCCGGAACAAAATTGTAGGGCCTTCTTATCCCGGCAACGCCTCCGGGAACAAGTTGCTTTGCCTCTTCAAAAAGAGACATACTTCTGGCTAATTTCAATTTTTCTGCCATTTTATATACTCCTTAGTTAAGTTCAAAGTTCAAGGTTCAAAGTTCAAAGTTAACCACGCAGATTTCGCAGATTTAAAAAGATAATAGGTCTGGGATGAACAGGATTAAAGGGATTTAAGGGATTTATAATTTAGAATGGGCTTTAACAAAATAACAAGACACATTCTACTTTTCCTTTTATTCCACACCAGTTCTATCTTATTTATATATTTTTCATTGAACCTCTATTTCTCATTGTAAATTTCATTGAACCTCTATTTCTCATTGTAAATTTCATTGAACCTCTATTTCTCATTGTAAAAAATCTGCGTAATCAGCGTAATCAGCGTGCTATCATTCTACATTCTACATTCTACATTCTACATTCTACATTTTACATTTTTAATTCTCAATTATTCTCTTTTCCTCTTTTCTCTTTGTAAAAATCTGCGTAATCTGCGTAATCAGCGTGCTATCATTTTTAATTCTACATTCTACATTTTACATTTTTAATTCTCAATTATTCTCTTTTTCTCTTATCTCTTTAAAAAATCTGCGTAATCTGCGTAATCTGCGTGCTATCATTCTACATTTCCCAGAGGGTCGCTATTCCCATTCCTCCTCCAATACACAACGCTGCCAACCCTTTCCTTACCTGTCTTCTTTTCATTTCGTGCAACAAAGTTACAATAATTCTTGTTCCACTTGCTCCAATGGGATGACCCAAAGCAATAGCTCCACCATTCACATTCACAATCTCCGGATTCAATTTTCCGATTCCTTCCAGTTCCAAACCTTTCAGCACAGCTAAGGACTGCGCTGCAAATGCCTCATTCAATTCTGCCAATTCAATATCCTGCAAAGTCCAGCCCGCTTTTTGCAACACTTTTTTAATTGCCGGCACAGGACCGTAACCCATTATAGCTGGATCTACCCCTGCCGAAGCGCTATTCACAAAAGTTGCCATCGGCTTCAAACCAAGTTCTTTCGCTTTTTCTGCACTCATTAAAATCAAAAAAGCTGAGCTGTCATTTATGCCACTTGCATTAGCTGCAGTCACCGTTCCGTCATTTTTAAAGGCAGGACGCAACTTGGCAATGGATTCCACTGTTACTCCCGCTCGGGGCATTTCATCTTTATCTACAATTATCGGCTCTCCCTTTCTTTGGGGAATGCTGAAAGGCACAATTTCGTCCTTAAATCTGCCCGCTTTTTGTGCCTCTTCAGTTCTATTCTGACTTTGGGCTGCAAAAGCATCCTGTTCTTCTCTGCTGATATGGTATTTTTCTGCTAAATTCTCTGCCGTAATACCCATATGATAGTTATTGAAAATATCGCTAAGCCCATCCCGAATCATTAAATCCACCATTTCCTTATTACCCATTCGGGCTCCCCAACGCGCATCCGTTAAAGCATAAGGTATCTGACTCATATTTTCCGTTCCACCAGCTACAATAATATCTGCCTCTCCTGAACCAATCATCAGAGTGGCTAAAGAAACCGCTTTCATTCCTGAACCGCAAACCTTATTTACAGTATAAGCAGGAACATTTTCCGGAATGCCACTGTGAATAGCTATCTGCCTGGCTACATTCTGCCCTAAACCCGCTCCACAAACATTGCCGATTATCACTTCATCAATTAGTTCCAGCTTTAATCTCGTCTCCTTCAACATTGACTGTAAAACAGTTACTCCTAAATGAATCGCGGAAATATCTTTGAAAACACCTCCGAAATTACCGATAGGACTACGCTTGGCACATACCACTACGACCTGTCTCATTTTGTTTCTCCTGTGTTGTTAATTTTCTTATTACTACATTGCAAAAAAAGTGCCCCTTTTCGTCAACAAAAATGATTTAGCACGCAGATTTCGCAGATTACGCAGATTTTATGATTTTCCAACATATAAAATCCTGCAGATCCACTCGATCCAGTTATCTGCGTTCTATTAACCGTCATTCTTTATTCTTCGGTTTTTTCTCTTTCCTCTTTCTTTGTGAAAATAAAAAAAATTTTAGGGGAGGTTGTGGAAAATTATCAACAGCTATATGAGGGTTAACATCTTTAGATTGAATATATTAGCAATTATGCCTAATCTATATCTCATAAATATAAAAAAAAATACCCCTGAGAGGGATTGACATAAATACCGAGATAAAAAATAAGGGAATGGTAAATCAATGAATATGTTTATTTGTTTCATAATTGTTTGATTTATTATTTTAAATCTTTATAAGCTGTTAAATGATTTATAATCCTTTTAAGGAGATGTTATGCTAATTAGGTATGAGTTAAAGATTGAAACCGGATATTATACCGCTAAAATAGATGATTTAAACACCTATTCTTTACGCACAGAATTAACGGGAAACGATTATTTACATTTTAAGTGCAAAGGAAATGTATGTAGAAATGAATGCTAAAGGACATAACTTAGACAATAAAAAAAAATATAAAATCAGGAGTAAACAAGGATGAAGAAAATATTACTTCCTTTAATGCTAATTCTTATTACATCTTTCATTTTTGCAAGCACTATGCAAATTGGAAGTGGAACAAATATTCAAAGATATCCACTCGGTTCCTATTATGGATATGAAAGAAGCGCAGCCATATATACGGATTCTGAATTAGGTTCTCAGAATATAAGAATAATCGCTCTTTCCTGGTATTCAACAACCGCAGTAACTGTTGATGTTCCAACCAAAATATATGTGAAGAAAACAACAGAAACTACTTTAACTAAAACTACTTGGGCAACTATGATTAATGGTGCAACCCTTGTTTATAATGCAACTCATAGTTCTACTTTAGCAAGTGGTTGGAACCAGTTTGACCTTAGCACTTCTTTTGATGTTCCTGATGGCTATGGATTAATAGTTATGGTAGAGCGCAATTATGGAGGCACTGGAAATGGAACTTCTGCGGGTGCAGGAATACGCTATACAAATGTAAATAATACCCATGAATACTGGCAGGCTAATATTAATCCTCCTACCGGAAATGGAACTCGTAACAAACAAAGACCTAATATTTTAATTCATTATATATTACCGCCACCCAATCCGGCGACTATTGTTAGTCCTGCCAATGGAGCAATTAATGTGGAACTTACTCAAACTCTCAATTGGGCAAATGGGGGTGGAGCACCTTCAGGTTATAAACTCTCTTTTGGAACAGTAACTCCTTATACAACAATCTTAAATCAGGTAAATTTGGGAACAGCTACAACTTATGACCCGGATTTGGTTTATAACACTCAATACTGGTGGCAAGTAATTCCCTATAATGAAGGTGGGGATGCAACTAATTGTCCTGTTTGGTATTTTACTACAAAACCCGACCCGGTAATCAGCTCTTTTCCTTATGCAGAGGGCTTTGAAGTTGGAAATACAAATAACACAGCTATTTATGGTTGGACTCAGGAAAGTGTGAGCGGTTCAAATGTATGGACCGCCAATAATTCCTTAACTGATTATAATCGTTCTCCCCGAACCGGTTCCTGGAATGCTTTCTTGCGTTGGGGCAATAGCCGATGGATGTTCAAACCAATTCAATTGCAAGCTGGAATTGCCTATAGAGCTATAGTTTATGCCAGACAGGATGGAGCAACTGCTTCTGATGCAAGTATCAAAATATGTTATGGTGCTTCAGCTTCTGCAGCTGGGATGACTAACGAAATTTTACCTTCAACAGGTATAGTAAATGGTGATTATCAGCGTTTGGAAGGTACATTTACTCCCTCTTCCACAGGATTATATTATCTTGGAATTTTAGGAACTATAAATAATATTCCTTGGTATATCTCCATTGATGATATAGCCATTGAAGAGGTTCCCCAAATTCCTGTTTGTTCGGTGAATCCTGAATTTTGGGATTTTGGAGAACTAATTATGGGTTTAACCTCCTCTAAGCAATTTACTATTACTAATACCGGTGGAGCTACTTTATATATAAATAATGTGTATACTACGAATAATTCCTATTCTATTGTCCAACAACCAGGCGATTGTGAACTTTCTTTCAATGAATCTACTACTTTCACTGTTCTCTTTAATCCCTTGGAAGGGGGAATTCAAGCAGGAACTGTGGTTATATGTTATAATGGAGGAGAAAAAACAATTACTTTAACTGGAAGCTGTATAGATACTACTATCAATTCTTTTCCTTACACTCAGAGCTTTGAAAATGGAGGTGGAAACTGGATAGTTTCTGCAGGTGTGGGAGCAACCTATTATTGGGAATTAGTTCAAAATGATGCTGGAGCTGTCTCACAACTAAAAAATTCTTTCCATAGGAAGGGGATAAAGATATTTTTGCCGGGTTTTGAATCGGAGATTTCATGAAAAACGGAGACTAAAGAGTAGTATTTCCCAAAAATTTATGGAGGAGATATATAGTTTCCTCCCAACTCGATTCATAATCCGCTTTTTAGCAAGTTTCTAGCCTAATTTCCTCCTTTATGTTCCTGTCATTGTAGCCATTGAGGCATTATAGAATTTCTGGATGTTATGTCCAAGCAAGACCAGCAGCAACTGGTTTTTACATTTACTTAAGGATCTGACTGTAAAGCGACTAAATTTACTATTCCACTTAATAGAGGCAAACACCGCTTCCGGTTCAATACATCGTTTTTTCATCAGTTTCTTTCCTTCTTTCGATTGAAGGTTATGAACCGTTTCTTGCCTCAGAGGACTCAAATAAGGATCATAGACCAAGTTTTTACCGCTCTTATTCTTATAGGGAATGCATTTCTGCACAAAGGGACAATCTTGGCAATCTTCACATCTATAACTCTTTACGGTTCTCTCCGGTCCATTAGCCCTAACCACTTCCTCATTATCTAAAGTCAATGTCTTACCATTAGGACAAACCCATTGATCCTTTGTTTCCTCATAGACGAAACCGGGTAATAAACTATCCCAGTAATCCCGTTTGTAATCCGGGGGCTTTAAGTAACTGACAATCTTCTTCTTATGGGTATAATCCAAATTTACTGAAATGCCATAAGCGGCATCTCCTATTACCTGTTTGGGATAAGTACCCAAACTGGTATAATGAATATCCATTAGTGTAGTGTATTCTACTGCCTCCCGGGGTACATTATAGAGATGCACGGCAGTGACAAATTGGTTAGAAGTACTGATTGAGGATACATATCCCGGAGCTAATAAACTGTCTTTCATCCGGATAAAAGTGGCATCATTATCCGTTTTGGAGGCACTGTTTCTATCTTTACCAATAATCTCAATTTGTTGATCGTATTTCTCTAGTTTGGGCACATCCAGTTTTTGTATCTTATTAAGCTCTGACAGTAAATGGTTGATATTTTTTATAGCAGGAGCGTTAGAAGGAAGGTGTGTTTTCAAAGTATCAACAGCTTTCTGCAGTTCTGATTGTGCCTTTTCCACTGCTTGAGCAATCTCTTCCGGCTCAGCCTCTTCTACATTGAGTTCATTTAAAAATTCTAACTGAGTACCAACTTCTCTTAAATCTTGATCTCCATATTGAAGCTGTTCCTCTTCATTCAATTTTTTGATCCGGCAAAACAAATTATCCACTCTTGTCTTAACCTGCTCCTGATATCTGAGAGCCGACTTTTTCCAGATATAGGAATTCTTACCAGCATTAGCTCTCAAGGTCGTGCCATCGATAAAACAAGAATCCAATTCCAGATAACCTTTTTCCTCTGCCATTAAAACGACCTTACAAAAAACCTCTGCCAATACATCCTTACATCTTGTCCAGGCAAAAGTATTGATCGTTCTGAAGTCCGGTTGCTGATCCCCTGTTAACCAAATAAAATTGATATTCTCCCTTACTGCTTTGGCAATCTTACGACAAGTGTAGATACCATTCATATAAGCATAAACAATGATCTTTAACATCATCTTGGGATTATATGCCGGACTGCCTTCGGGACTGTATTGAGCATGAAGCTTGGTTAAATCCATATTCTCAATCAGGTCATTAACAAAACGCACTAAATGATGCTCCGGAATTCTGGCATTGATGTCCAAACCGAAGATGTCTGTTTGCTCTTGATTATATTCTCTGTAACTCATTTCTGAACTCCTGATGTTTATGAGACCATATTCCAAGAGCATTCAATATTGTCAAGTAAAATCTTATATCTTTTTATTGATTTTTATCTTATTTTAGTTTCGGGACAGCCCCTGTTTCTGCTTATGACGGTTCTTCCTTTGCGCGTTTAAATGTATATTTAGCTCATTATGATTATAATCCTTATTGTCTTATTTCTCCTCCTATGAACTTAAGCACAGGTAACAAAAGATTGAGTTATTGGGTTTGGATTGGAGCTAACGGTTATCCGGCTCCTTTGGATGTGCAAATTTCAACCGATAATCAAGCAACCTGGACTACTTTGTTCAGTCACGATTTGTCAGTTACTAACACTTGGTTTAATAATATCATTTCTTTGGCAAGCTATTCTACCTCCCATATTTTTATTAGGTTTAAGGCAACCAGCAATTATGGAAATGGATATTGTAATTTGGGATTAGATAAGATAACAATTGAAGATGTCCCTCCAACTCCTATTATGAGTTACAGCCCCGGGGAAATTATTTTTCCTTATACCAATGTAAAAAGCGTTACCGATTATATAAATGTTACAATAACTAATATAGGTGGAGGAATATTAAGCTTAAGTGAATCCAGTTTTACTCTACAAGGAAATAATCCCAATGATTTTGAGATAAACAATTTTAATCTTCCTTCAAATCTGGGAACAGGACAAAGCGTAAATATTCCCGTTCGTTTTAAGCCAGTTGCGGAAGGTAATAGAACAGCTATTTTAAGAATTAATGATGGACTTCGTTCCGGCTATGATATCTCTTTAACTGGTTATGCAGCAGGTCAATATGTCCTTTGTGAAAATTTTGAAGGAACTTTTCCTGCAGAGGATTGGACTTCACCTTCTACATCATGGATAAAAACTTCTGACTTTTCTCATACCGGAACTGCTTCTGCTTTAGCTGGTTACACTGCCGGAACATATTGGTTGGTAACACCTAAATTAAGACCAATTGCAGGAGCAAATACTTTAACTTTTTGGTATCGGGACTATTCTTCAGATACAATTTGGGATTATACCAATGAATATACTTATGTACTGGTTTCCAAAAGCACGGATTTTTCAGCTGCCACAACTCTCTGGACAGGAAATTATCAAACCTTTACAACTTCCTGGCAACAGGCATCTATATCCTTAAGTGCCTATAACGAAAAGGACATTTACATTGCTTTCAAACACATTGCAACAGGTGGCAACTACCGGATGATAGATGATATTACAGGGGTGCATTTATCTTCTTCTACAGTTCCCAATCCAGCAGTAATAGTAAGTCCTGCCAATGAAGCTGCTGATGTTTCTCTTACCCAAACATTGAATTGGGCAAGTGGAGGTGGTTCACCCAGAGGTTATTATCTATCCTTTGGAAGTGTTATTCCCCCTCATATCTATTTAAATAATGCGGATATGGGAAATGTTACCAGCTATACACCCAATCTTGATATAAACAAAAGATACTGGTGGAAGGTCGTTCCGTATAATGAAACAGGTAATGCTGAAAATTGTCCAATCTGGACTTTTACCACAATGGGTGATCCTACTATTATATCTTTTCCGTATGTTCAGGATTTTGAAGGGGAAATCTTTCCTCCTCTTGGTTGGTCTACTATAGTTCATAGTGGAAATGACATTACTAAGGATTCAACAAAAAATCATTCCAATCCCGGTCAGTATTCGGTTCGGTTCAGTTCCTACAATTTTTCGGACGACTATAATCAATATTTATTCACTGCACCTGTCTTTGTTAGAGCTCCATATACTAAACTTACCTTTTGGCATATAAAAGAAAATGCCAGTGATGAAACATTGGAATGGGGAATATCTACTAGTACCAACCCTGCAGATTTCACTTGGAATCCAGTTACTTTAAGCAGTACTGATTGGCAAATAACGGAAGTAAATTTAAGAAGTTATATAGGAAGAAAAATTTATATCGGATTCCATTACTATAGTAATTATAAATTTTATGTTTACCTTGATGATATCAAAATAAGAGCTACTATACCTGCTAATGTCCCTACGCCTATAGAGGATATTGTGATCAATCCTACAATAGATTTAGACCTTGATGAAAGTGTGGATGAAACAAATCCAATCGTGCAATCTTTACCCAACATTACTGCACTTAATAATCCCGTGGTGCTTGGCTTAATTGGAACAGAAACAGCCAATATGACATTTGAAGTGGGTCCCGGAACCTGGTATGGAATTTGTTATTATGGAGGAGAATGGCATCATTCAATTCCCTATCCTTGCACTGTTGCAGAAGGAGCTACAGGAACTATAACTTTTGAAAATGTAGATTTTGGAGCAAAGGGCGAAGTAATTGTAGTTATGAATGAAGGTCAAAATCCCACTTTGCCTGTAGAATTATCCGCTTTTACGGTAAACCTTAATCCTCAAAGCGGAATTAATATTATGTGGGTTACCCAATCGGAAACAGGTGTGAATGGATATTATATCTACAGAGCTAATGTTGATACACTTTCCCTGGCAAGCTTGATTAGCCCTCTAATTAGAGCTTCTAATACTTCTCAACAGCAGGTATATCTTTATACGGACAAAGAAATTTATGAATCGGGAATTTATTATTACTGGTTGGAAACACAAGATATAGATGGCGTTTCCAATTTTTACGGCTCACTCAGTATTGATTATAAAGGAAATAATAACGGCACTCCGGAAATACCTTTAGTGACGGGAATCCGCTCTATTTATCCCAACCCTTTCAATCCTTCCACTACAATTAATTACGAACTCAGCAAAACCGCTGAAGTAAAAATTGAAATATACAATATCCGCGGACAATTAGTCCGTTCTTATGCATTAGGTAAAAAAGAAAGAGGTAGGTATAAACTTCTTTGGGAAGGTGATGATAATAATAGACGCTCCTGTGGAACAGGAATGTATTTCATCAGAATGCAAGCTGATAAGGAAAACTTTATAAAGAAAGTAACTCTCCTGAAATGAAGAATGGCGAGATAGATTTTTTACAAAGAGATAAAGAGATTTAACCGCGAATTGAGAATGAAATGTGAATAGTGAACGGTGAAAGAATTAAGTGAGGAGTCGTGGCGGTGAATAAATAATAGAACGCTGATAACTGGATTGATGGGATCAGCAGGATCTTATATAGAGGTAATTCAAAAAATAAAAAATCTGTGTAATCAGTGAAATCTGTGAGAGAAAAACAACCCGGGCAATAACACCCGGGCTGATTGTTTTCAGGTATAGCTTAAACGATAAACTTATTCAGTTTATCCATAATTTTGTCTTTTTGCACCAGTCCTATCAATTGGTCGCTAACAACACCGTTCACAAAAATCAGTAAAGTAGGAATAGACATCACGGAATATTTAGCGGCAATATCCTGTGCCTCATCTACATTTATTTTTACTACTTTTATTTTGCCTTCGGTTTCGTTGGCAATTTTATCTATTGTAGGGCTAAGTGCTTTACAGGGACCGCACCAGGGAGCCCAAAAATCAACCAAAACGGGTTGAGTGGACTTTAGAACTTCGGTCTCAAAGTTGGCAGAATTAACTTCCAGGATAGCCATTTTATCACTCTACGATAGCAAGGAGATCGCTTTTGGCAAGGATAAGCAGCTTTTCTCCCTCAAATTCAATTTCGGTTCCGGCATATTTGCCAAAGAGGACTTTATCGCCCACTTTTATTATTTTCTGCAAGTCCTCATCGTTGCCGACTGCGATTACTTCAGCAATTTGAGGTTTTTCTTTGGCAGTATCGGGAATAATTATTCCGCCAACGGTCTTTTCATTTTCTGTGGTGCTAAGTTTCACCGCTAAATGATCTTCTACGGGTCTAATTTTCATTGTAACCTCCATAATGTATTTATTTTTCAATTATAATATAAGCGAAAGGGCTTACTTAGCAAACACAAAAATGGACTGCTAATTTCTGTCAAGGGAAAAATGAGAGCACGCAGATTTTGGTTTACAAAGAGAAAAAGAGGAAAAGAGAATAATTGAGAATGAAAAATGATAACACGCAGATTACGCAGATTTTTTACAATGAGAAAAAGAGGTTCAATGAAAAATGCATAATTAAGAGAGGACTAGTATGGAATAATAATAAGGTGTCTTGTTATTTTATCAAGACCCATTCTATATTATAAATCTCTCAAATCCCTTTAATCCTGTTCATCCCAGACCTATTATCTTTTTTATCTGCGTAATCAGCGAAATCTGCGTGAAAGAAAAATAATCAGATGTGCGCAGGGCTTGACAGAGTTGGCAGTATCAAAAATAGTGAACACAAGAAGGAAAATATGGTTATGCTTACGAAAAAAGTATTGTTTATTGATGAGCCCTTTACCATAGAAGAAGGAATCAGGGCTGAGCGTTCGCGTTTTTTGTGGAATGTTATTTCCAAAAGTTTTGATGCTGACCTTCTTCTGCTGAAAAGTCCTGTTTATATGGAAAAACCGGTTTCTTTGCATACGGGTTATGATAAATTATATTCCTTAAGCTTGAAAGAGGAGAATAATCTTGAATCTGAAGCTTATCATCTTCTAGGAAAAGGTCAGAAAGAGCGTTTTATCAATATTCTGGACAGCAAACGCTATGAAGTAATCTTTTTTGCAGGACTTGCCTGTCTGCCATTAGTTTGCTTAGCAAAAAAGATTTTACCCCAATGTAAATTAATCATAGATATTGAAAAGGTTTGGTTACCGGAAATAAAAGAAAAGTGGAAAGATAATAAACAACTGAAAAACGCTAATTATCTTTGGCAATACATTAGGCAAACTGCTTGGAACAAGTATCTTCCGAAGAAAGGTATGTTTTGTTTATACGCTAATCCTGGAGAAACTGATGAGCTCTTTAAATGTTATCATTTTAAGCCGGAGAATACACACTTTGTCCCTTTGCCGATAACTACTATACCAGAACTTGATAAACCAGGAAGCAACAAGAAATTTATCCTTTTTTGGGGTGCTCCTGAAAGCAAAGATAATCTTACTGCAGTAAAGAATATTATTTCCGAGATTTATCCCCGTATATCCAAAAAGATGGTAGAAAAGGAAATAAGCATAGTTCTGTGTGGGGGAGAGGAACTTCAAGGCCTTTGCAGCGGAAGAATAACTTATGCTCCTTACAACGAAAAAGAGCAATTATTGCAGGAGGCATTGCTGGTTCTTTTGCCTTTAAATAAACCAGATACGGAAGGAAGGATTTTAACCTGTGCTCAATTTCGTAAAACCCTGGTTTGCACTTTATCCGCAATAAAAAACTTCCCTTTACCGGAAGATAGCTATCTTGTATCAGATGACTTTACCGAATTATCGGAAAAAATAATAGAACTTTTCCGCAGTGCGAAGAAATTGGATGAATATGCAAATAAACTAAGCACTTTCTGCTTTGACAATTTTACGCCGGAAAAAGTGGAAAATGCTTTATTGATTAAAATACACAGCTGGATAGGAAATAATGTCTCAAACCAATAATGTTCGTTTAATCCTTATCGGAGGCGGAACCTGTTCCGGAAAGAGCACTATTGCAAAGGCAATCGGAATGCGATTAAATGACTTAAAAACCGTTATAGTGGCCCAGGATAACTATTACAAAGACCTTAGCCATCTAACTCCTGCAATGCGTGCTAAAGTAAATTTTGACCATCCGGAGGCAATTGACATTCCCTATCTGCTTTCTGACCTGAAACTTATGCTGGAAGGCAAGGCAGTGGATATTCCGGATTATGATTTTGCCACTCATTGCCGAAAGGAAGGAAAGACCTGTGTTGCCTTTGCGGATGTAATTATTCTGGAAGGTATCTTCGGGCTGTATTATCCTGAGCTTTTGGCTCTTTCCGACCTCAAGATTTATGTGGATACCGATTCGGATTTGCGTTTAGCCAGGCGGATGCAAAGAGATATTGTGGAACGGGGAAGAGATGTGGAAAGCGTTTTGGAACAATATTTAAGCACGGTTAAACCCTCCCATGAAGCATTTATTGAGCCCACTAAGAAAAATGCGGATATTATTATTCCTGGAGACAGAGAATTTGATAATGTGCTGTATATGTTGAATGGATATTTGCTGTATGAGTTTATAATGGAGAGATAGCGAGATGGAAACGGAGAGCAGGGTAAAGTTGAGTTTCTTTACGAAGAGAAAAAGAGAAAAAAAGAAGAAGAGAACAAAGAGAAAAAGAGAATAATTGAGAATGTAACATGTAGAGTGTAAAATGTAGAACGAATTTAAAAGAGATTGAGAAGGGTTGAGAGGGTTTGCAGAGGTTTAATGGTTGAGATAGTTTAAAAAGTTGAGATGGTTTAGAAAGTTGAGAGGGTTTAGATTCCATAAAAGCCCGTAGGGCGACACAATGATAGCGATGGTGGCGTAAGCCCCTCGTAAAATGAAAGCCCCGACTTTTTTTATATTTTATATTTTTACCTTTCCCGGTTCCGAAAGCCCGTAGGGCGACACAATGATAGCGATGGGTGCGTAAGCCCCTCGTAAAATTTGCGAAGTACCCCTGGGAGGTTTTGGCTTACAATTTTCACCTGCCTTCCATGAATACACAACCCACTAACTATTTCTCTTACAACCGAGCTTTTACAGGTTTCGAATTCAAAAATTGT
Protein-coding regions in this window:
- the trxA gene encoding thioredoxin; the encoded protein is MAILEVNSANFETEVLKSTQPVLVDFWAPWCGPCKALSPTIDKIANETEGKIKVVKINVDEAQDIAAKYSVMSIPTLLIFVNGVVSDQLIGLVQKDKIMDKLNKFIV
- a CDS encoding co-chaperone GroES; the encoded protein is MKIRPVEDHLAVKLSTTENEKTVGGIIIPDTAKEKPQIAEVIAVGNDEDLQKIIKVGDKVLFGKYAGTEIEFEGEKLLILAKSDLLAIVE
- the udk gene encoding uridine kinase, encoding MSQTNNVRLILIGGGTCSGKSTIAKAIGMRLNDLKTVIVAQDNYYKDLSHLTPAMRAKVNFDHPEAIDIPYLLSDLKLMLEGKAVDIPDYDFATHCRKEGKTCVAFADVIILEGIFGLYYPELLALSDLKIYVDTDSDLRLARRMQRDIVERGRDVESVLEQYLSTVKPSHEAFIEPTKKNADIIIPGDREFDNVLYMLNGYLLYEFIMER